A window from Bacteroidetes Order II. bacterium encodes these proteins:
- a CDS encoding DUF11 domain-containing protein produces MIYLVISKRIFYLILFIGPPSLLGQSLNTILYDMVGPIYRSGAFGAPWGKHEAPLNGVPLSYDWADGARPGAWISGVQSGTYLGTTMWGQVYVQQGGSPETDFRVQIRNLAYYAYRNNQWELILSTPNNIGGTYFLEDFTANISPTGIRDESANGGGISVEMIPNYTFHWWNDRWPRAEMPLTATAVFARAEVRVIHNVNHSVDLTNVKVLAATGIDAYPTVTSTGQFITSLGIPRHKFVTPDWQYFTFYVAGNPMPATLNDFINEVNNRPLPPNVSASCDIVLPTTTIISTCNNNGTIGDQSDDYRTFSIIATGTGVAPTFQVTVSNGGTLTPTSGNFGSSSTFRLQNGSAGNGNTYTLTLTDTATSPCTTTATINDPGYCSSGPTCTTITNVATIIASSATDPDASNNEDTADVSSNCTSCSINTPTVTPTCSDNGTPSDPADDTFTFTISAAGTGVGANYKVDKISPAPTATLFPSLTYGTTPSAASPAFPISGGNLTLTLTDNTTATCTNTPVTVTAPPTCSNITPQADLELTKTASSPIVRPGEALTFTLTLVNKGPGTANGVVVRDVIPPSLTFVSATTATGSYNNATGLWTLGDLPPGTYTLTINVTVN; encoded by the coding sequence ATGATTTATTTAGTTATCTCTAAAAGGATATTTTATTTAATATTGTTTATAGGCCCACCCTCGCTTTTAGGACAATCCCTGAATACCATACTCTATGACATGGTTGGGCCTATATACAGGAGTGGTGCGTTTGGGGCACCTTGGGGGAAACATGAAGCCCCCTTGAATGGCGTGCCACTCTCTTATGACTGGGCCGATGGGGCACGTCCTGGCGCATGGATTTCAGGCGTGCAGAGTGGTACTTATTTAGGAACCACCATGTGGGGCCAGGTTTATGTGCAGCAAGGAGGCTCTCCCGAAACAGACTTTCGGGTCCAAATACGAAACCTCGCATATTATGCCTACCGTAACAACCAATGGGAACTGATCCTATCTACCCCCAATAATATCGGCGGAACCTATTTTTTGGAAGACTTTACGGCGAATATCAGTCCAACAGGGATACGCGATGAATCAGCGAACGGAGGTGGAATTAGTGTTGAAATGATTCCGAATTACACCTTTCATTGGTGGAACGACCGATGGCCAAGGGCCGAAATGCCTCTCACGGCTACTGCGGTTTTCGCTCGTGCAGAAGTGAGGGTTATTCACAATGTAAACCATAGTGTTGACCTGACCAACGTGAAGGTACTGGCTGCAACGGGCATTGATGCCTACCCTACGGTCACTTCCACTGGGCAGTTTATCACCTCGCTTGGGATTCCAAGACACAAATTTGTTACCCCCGATTGGCAATATTTTACGTTTTATGTTGCAGGAAATCCGATGCCAGCAACGCTAAATGACTTTATTAATGAAGTAAATAACCGACCATTACCCCCCAATGTCTCGGCTTCTTGTGACATTGTTTTACCAACTACAACCATTATTTCTACTTGCAACAACAATGGAACGATTGGCGACCAAAGCGACGATTATCGCACCTTCTCGATAATAGCCACAGGCACGGGTGTTGCGCCAACATTCCAAGTGACCGTGAGCAATGGTGGCACCCTGACCCCCACTTCCGGTAACTTTGGTAGTTCCAGCACTTTTCGGTTACAAAACGGCTCGGCAGGCAATGGAAATACCTATACCTTAACCCTTACAGATACGGCCACTTCTCCTTGTACAACGACCGCCACGATTAATGACCCCGGATATTGCTCAAGTGGCCCCACTTGTACCACCATTACCAACGTGGCAACCATTATTGCCAGCAGTGCAACAGATCCTGATGCCAGCAACAACGAAGACACCGCAGACGTTTCTTCGAATTGCACCAGTTGTTCCATCAACACGCCCACCGTTACCCCCACCTGTAGTGACAACGGCACACCGAGCGATCCGGCAGATGACACCTTTACCTTCACGATCTCGGCGGCAGGAACCGGCGTTGGGGCTAATTACAAGGTGGACAAGATCAGCCCTGCCCCAACCGCTACACTTTTCCCGTCTTTGACCTATGGGACGACACCAAGCGCGGCAAGCCCTGCCTTCCCGATCTCCGGTGGGAATCTTACGCTCACATTAACAGACAACACAACGGCAACCTGCACAAACACGCCCGTCACCGTCACGGCCCCACCCACCTGCTCCAACATAACACCACAAGCCGATCTTGAACTGACCAAAACCGCCAGCAGCCCAATTGTCCGTCCGGGTGAGGCCCTTACCTTTACGCTTACCTTGGTGAACAAGGGACCTGGAACCGCCAATGGCGTGGTCGTCCGAGATGTGATTCCGCCCAGTCTTACTTTTGTGAGCGCCACCACCGCCACAGGCTCCTATAACAACGCTACTGGACTTTGGACCTTGGGCGACCTGCCTCCAGGAACTTATACCCTGACGATTAATGTGACTGTGAACTAA
- a CDS encoding DUF11 domain-containing protein → MKRIKHIVSKKQLWAVIAFLFIYNEIAFGQITGTVFRDFNGNGTKESAEPLVAGVEVKAYDTAGSQCGTTQTTTAASAPNYSLSGCTGAVRVEFTIPTGTCFADDGIDYAALGGGAHGTSVQFLANTSAGTRTANFALFYPGEYGGEATFVPDLYNVIHRAGNPTPTPAAPSGDASYTANKSAVTSTGYFENGLVITSFAQGGAASIPQRQVGHTTLALAGQVGTLWGNAYSKHAERLFVSAFLRRHAGMGPGGPGAIYIINPASPNLTGNLIFADLDALGFSTHAASGAYNIKSNTARNLVAQPLFSPSTDADAYDQVGKTSLGDLDISENGQFLFITNLFDRKLYRIDLQNPITPQPPTAAQISSYTIPDPCTGVANAGEYRPFGLKVFKGKLYTGVMCSGQDATNNEIGTSATMSLHLLAFDLGTTNTPATPTVVYTQSMAYRDNDAIRGTGATPTVTHSARWRPWKNEFVTTENHPMFTDIEFDNNGNFLLGLTDRNGFQTGGGQYNLSGSGPHTKYYANGDILKITKDATCSLSMATGSYFQNDLYQDQSRWGTPLTGNPYSHAEMTLGGVTSHRFGDRDEVVTTALNPVSFTSNGYVAFNNTNGQQERANELWWDSCNLSTEACMDKAGGLGDLELMSLPAPIEIGNRVWLDTDNDGIQDAGETGISGVTVELVKSGTVISTATTDANGNYYFSSATGTDTASIKYGLTQLMPNMAYTVRFPTTTTVAATTYNLTTAAAGSNRLIDSNAPANGEVTVLATDIPVSGANNHSFDVGYSAVACSINTFTVTPVCNNNGTAADASDDYRTFSVTASGTGVATTYNASVNSGGTLTPTSGSYGSATNFRLQNGSAGNGTTYTLTLTDATTSSCNQTASVSDPGTCSTPGTGSLTVQKTVTGAPGGFVSPNFSILVDCSDNSFDQTLTLVNGGSQTIANIPTGTTCTVTEPTQPAPPSGYSYGAPTISPSGVQTITSGATVSVTVTNPLSASPVCAINAPTVTPTCSDNGTPSDPADDTFTFTISTTGNNTGASYKVDKVTPIPTSTVFASVNYGSTSAASTAFPISGGNLTLTLTDNTTSTCTRTPVTVTAPPTCSGVVPQADLELRKTSSSSVVRPGDAFSYTLTLVNKGPGTANGVVVRDLLPSGLTFVSATTSTGTYNNTTGLWTVGNIAPGTYTLTINVTVN, encoded by the coding sequence ATGAAAAGAATTAAACACATTGTTTCAAAAAAACAGTTGTGGGCTGTCATCGCCTTCTTGTTTATATATAATGAGATTGCGTTCGGACAAATCACGGGAACGGTGTTTCGTGATTTTAACGGCAATGGCACAAAAGAAAGCGCCGAGCCATTGGTGGCGGGGGTTGAGGTAAAAGCCTATGATACCGCAGGCAGCCAATGTGGCACCACCCAAACGACAACGGCGGCGAGTGCGCCCAACTACAGCCTTTCGGGTTGTACAGGGGCCGTGCGGGTGGAATTTACCATACCCACCGGGACTTGTTTTGCGGATGATGGCATAGACTATGCGGCCCTCGGTGGTGGAGCACATGGTACATCGGTGCAGTTTTTGGCCAATACATCGGCAGGTACACGCACGGCAAACTTCGCGCTGTTTTATCCAGGAGAGTATGGCGGAGAGGCAACCTTTGTACCTGATTTATACAATGTGATCCATCGCGCAGGTAATCCAACACCTACTCCAGCGGCGCCATCAGGAGATGCAAGTTATACGGCAAACAAATCGGCTGTAACCTCAACTGGATACTTTGAAAATGGATTGGTCATTACCAGTTTTGCGCAAGGAGGGGCAGCCTCGATTCCGCAGCGACAAGTGGGACATACAACGCTGGCCTTGGCTGGGCAAGTGGGGACCTTGTGGGGCAATGCGTATAGCAAACATGCGGAGCGCCTTTTTGTATCTGCTTTTCTTCGTCGTCATGCAGGAATGGGGCCGGGTGGGCCAGGCGCGATTTATATAATCAACCCAGCCTCACCAAATCTAACCGGCAATTTGATATTTGCAGACTTAGATGCTTTGGGCTTTTCAACCCATGCCGCTTCGGGCGCATATAATATTAAAAGCAATACCGCTCGCAATTTAGTTGCTCAACCGCTTTTTAGCCCCAGTACCGATGCCGATGCCTACGACCAAGTCGGTAAAACTTCTTTAGGCGATTTGGACATTAGTGAAAACGGGCAATTTTTATTTATCACCAATTTGTTCGATCGGAAGTTGTACCGAATAGACCTCCAAAACCCCATTACCCCCCAACCCCCAACTGCTGCGCAGATTTCTTCTTACACGATTCCCGATCCTTGCACAGGCGTTGCCAATGCAGGAGAATACCGGCCATTTGGCCTCAAGGTCTTTAAAGGTAAACTCTATACGGGAGTCATGTGTAGTGGGCAAGATGCCACCAACAATGAAATTGGTACCAGTGCAACCATGAGCTTGCACCTATTGGCTTTTGATCTTGGAACAACCAATACGCCAGCAACTCCTACCGTGGTATATACTCAAAGTATGGCGTATAGAGATAATGATGCTATTCGAGGGACAGGAGCAACGCCCACCGTCACGCATAGCGCCCGTTGGCGGCCTTGGAAAAATGAGTTTGTAACAACCGAAAACCACCCCATGTTTACGGATATTGAATTCGACAATAATGGTAATTTTTTACTTGGATTAACAGACCGAAACGGTTTTCAGACAGGGGGCGGACAATATAACCTAAGTGGTAGTGGGCCTCATACCAAGTATTATGCCAATGGAGATATCCTTAAGATTACCAAAGACGCTACCTGTTCACTTAGTATGGCGACAGGTAGCTACTTTCAAAACGACTTGTATCAAGATCAATCAAGATGGGGCACGCCTTTAACGGGAAACCCATATTCTCATGCCGAAATGACACTGGGCGGCGTGACAAGCCACCGATTTGGTGATCGAGATGAGGTTGTCACCACGGCCTTGAATCCAGTAAGTTTTACCTCTAATGGATATGTGGCGTTTAATAACACCAATGGTCAACAAGAACGAGCCAACGAGCTTTGGTGGGATAGTTGCAATCTGAGTACAGAGGCTTGTATGGACAAAGCAGGAGGGCTTGGAGACTTGGAGTTAATGAGCTTACCCGCCCCCATCGAAATTGGCAACCGTGTATGGTTAGACACCGACAACGACGGCATCCAAGACGCAGGCGAGACAGGCATTTCCGGTGTGACGGTGGAACTGGTGAAAAGTGGTACGGTGATTTCTACCGCCACCACCGATGCCAACGGGAACTATTACTTTTCCAGCGCCACCGGAACCGACACCGCCAGCATCAAATATGGCCTTACGCAACTTATGCCCAATATGGCCTATACGGTGCGGTTCCCGACCACCACCACTGTTGCCGCAACAACTTATAACCTCACCACTGCCGCCGCAGGCAGCAACCGCCTCATTGACTCCAACGCCCCGGCCAACGGAGAAGTGACCGTTTTAGCGACCGATATTCCGGTTTCCGGCGCCAATAACCATAGCTTTGATGTGGGGTATAGTGCTGTTGCGTGTAGCATCAACACCTTCACAGTCACGCCCGTGTGTAACAACAATGGCACTGCCGCGGATGCCAGCGACGACTACCGCACGTTCTCGGTGACGGCATCTGGAACTGGTGTGGCCACAACCTATAATGCAAGCGTCAATAGCGGCGGAACACTCACTCCCACTTCCGGTTCGTATGGCAGTGCCACCAATTTCCGTCTGCAAAATGGCTCGGCGGGCAATGGCACCACTTATACCCTCACCCTCACCGATGCCACAACGAGCAGTTGTAACCAAACCGCTTCGGTCAGTGATCCGGGAACCTGTTCCACGCCAGGAACAGGTTCTCTTACGGTTCAAAAAACCGTGACAGGTGCACCCGGCGGCTTTGTCAGTCCGAACTTTTCGATTTTGGTGGATTGCTCCGACAATAGCTTTGACCAAACCCTCACCCTTGTAAACGGGGGCAGCCAAACCATCGCGAATATTCCCACTGGCACAACCTGTACCGTGACCGAGCCTACACAACCTGCACCACCATCGGGGTATAGCTATGGTGCCCCTACAATTTCGCCCAGCGGCGTCCAAACCATTACTTCAGGCGCCACCGTGAGTGTGACCGTCACCAACCCACTATCAGCCAGCCCTGTTTGTGCCATCAATGCGCCCACTGTCACCCCCACCTGTAGTGACAATGGCACCCCCAGCGATCCGGCAGACGACACGTTTACCTTTACCATTAGTACAACCGGGAATAATACCGGAGCCAGCTATAAAGTTGACAAAGTCACCCCAATACCCACCTCCACTGTTTTTGCCAGCGTGAACTATGGAAGCACCAGTGCCGCCAGTACGGCCTTCCCGATTTCGGGAGGGAACCTAACGCTCACCCTAACCGACAACACCACTTCCACCTGTACCCGCACACCGGTGACCGTCACGGCGCCCCCTACTTGTTCAGGGGTCGTCCCGCAAGCCGATCTTGAGTTGAGAAAAACCTCTAGTAGTTCCGTTGTTCGGCCAGGAGATGCGTTCTCATACACCCTTACATTAGTCAATAAAGGTCCGGGGACTGCCAATGGCGTGGTCGTCCGAGATCTATTGCCGTCAGGACTTACGTTTGTAAGTGCAACCACTTCCACAGGTACATACAACAATACCACCGGGCTGTGGACGGTTGGTAATATCGCACCAGGAACCTATACCCTCACGATTAACGTGACCGTAAACTAA